From one Halosimplex rubrum genomic stretch:
- a CDS encoding alkaline phosphatase PhoX codes for MVDLNRRTLMASSAAAALGASVSGVASAEAADDEQTAGAPTVRGDLKRFSSTALGAEVTGPYVFDDGELLYSLQHPSRDNPGEYGRAGIGYFSGFQFDFSGTNDDFEELSTPSTEDERGRVRGADGEYTLLAREQDRIDGGSERLGVAQTPDGWDLTTENFAGTQYGDAGYNPDCNQFVATDGARTEGYLFTNWENSPGNVSRIPLHKDDGEWHADLDDAINLANTEPFREIGGTRINCYGDKSPWDTMLSSEENYAHTRVSLTATVGDIVEADSGRGLVGACQFWNRPNPSEIQAAIDEYYGEESWSVQGYWAMTGVELLAYYLGADRVDQAAPPYADGAEQANTTEPIGDSYPNPYRYGYHVDIREPAAETPQPVKYYVMGRAAWEAPDVQTDERTVYECSDGDSKGVYKFVAEDPIPSYDDPMDVEGTLYAPKITNGDAVAGDSPAETDLEIEWWPLGSATNAAVESWIAAYDDVTQVDYLATHSSWTEGEEVTAEILEEADREVVANGNRNYVTNEEIVRWADQWSPNDPDSVDDDLRKVPFLETRAAAKEIGASIEFNKAEGVDSVAGATSGDYVYFALSEFNDDLADDTGDLRLDRVDGGVVYRGTLDSNYDITTLEPVIVGPDATDPADVADDALINVDNLYVMEDGRVLCCEDADQLGRSYSNDCLYVFADEDTVRRLD; via the coding sequence ATGGTCGATCTCAATCGGCGGACGCTGATGGCCTCCTCGGCGGCAGCGGCGCTCGGCGCGAGCGTCTCCGGCGTGGCGAGCGCGGAGGCCGCGGACGACGAACAGACAGCGGGGGCACCGACGGTGCGCGGCGACCTCAAGCGCTTCTCCTCGACGGCGCTGGGCGCGGAGGTCACGGGCCCGTACGTCTTCGACGACGGGGAACTCCTCTACAGCCTGCAGCACCCGAGCCGGGACAACCCCGGCGAGTACGGTCGCGCGGGCATCGGCTACTTCAGCGGCTTCCAGTTCGACTTTTCGGGGACGAACGACGACTTCGAGGAGCTGTCGACGCCCTCGACGGAGGACGAGCGCGGGCGCGTCCGTGGCGCCGACGGCGAGTACACGCTCCTCGCTCGGGAACAGGACCGGATCGACGGGGGGAGCGAACGGCTGGGAGTCGCTCAGACGCCGGACGGCTGGGACCTGACGACCGAGAACTTCGCGGGGACGCAGTACGGCGACGCCGGCTACAACCCCGACTGCAACCAGTTCGTCGCCACCGACGGCGCGCGCACCGAGGGGTATCTGTTCACCAACTGGGAGAACAGTCCGGGCAACGTCTCGCGCATCCCGCTACACAAAGACGACGGCGAGTGGCACGCCGACCTCGACGACGCGATCAACCTCGCCAACACCGAGCCGTTCCGCGAGATCGGCGGCACGCGCATCAACTGCTACGGCGACAAGAGCCCGTGGGACACGATGCTCTCCTCGGAGGAGAACTACGCTCACACGCGCGTCTCGCTGACGGCGACGGTCGGCGACATCGTCGAGGCCGACTCGGGACGGGGGCTCGTCGGCGCCTGCCAGTTCTGGAACCGCCCGAATCCCAGCGAGATCCAGGCGGCGATCGACGAATACTACGGCGAGGAGTCGTGGTCCGTTCAGGGGTACTGGGCGATGACCGGGGTCGAGCTGCTGGCGTACTACCTGGGCGCCGACCGCGTCGACCAGGCCGCGCCGCCGTACGCCGACGGCGCCGAGCAGGCCAACACGACCGAGCCGATCGGCGACAGCTACCCCAACCCCTACCGCTACGGCTACCACGTCGACATCCGCGAGCCGGCGGCCGAGACGCCCCAGCCCGTCAAGTACTACGTGATGGGGCGGGCCGCCTGGGAGGCGCCGGACGTCCAGACCGACGAGCGGACCGTCTACGAGTGCTCCGACGGCGACAGCAAGGGCGTCTACAAGTTCGTCGCCGAGGACCCGATCCCGAGCTACGACGACCCGATGGACGTCGAGGGGACGCTGTACGCGCCGAAGATCACCAACGGCGACGCGGTCGCCGGCGACTCCCCCGCGGAGACGGACCTGGAGATCGAGTGGTGGCCGCTCGGCAGCGCCACCAACGCCGCGGTCGAATCCTGGATCGCCGCCTACGACGACGTGACCCAGGTCGACTACCTCGCGACCCACTCCTCGTGGACCGAGGGCGAGGAGGTCACCGCCGAGATTCTGGAGGAGGCCGACCGCGAGGTCGTCGCGAACGGGAACCGGAACTACGTCACTAACGAGGAGATCGTCCGGTGGGCCGACCAGTGGAGCCCGAACGACCCCGACAGCGTCGACGACGACCTCCGCAAAGTCCCGTTCCTGGAGACGCGGGCGGCGGCCAAGGAGATCGGCGCCTCCATCGAGTTCAACAAGGCCGAGGGCGTCGACAGCGTCGCGGGCGCGACGAGCGGCGACTACGTCTACTTCGCCCTCTCGGAGTTCAACGACGACTTGGCCGACGACACGGGCGACCTCCGGCTTGACCGCGTCGACGGCGGCGTCGTCTACCGCGGGACCCTCGACTCGAACTACGATATCACGACGCTGGAACCGGTCATCGTGGGCCCGGACGCGACCGATCCCGCCGACGTGGCCGACGACGCGCTGATCAACGTCGACAACCTCTACGTCATGGAGGACGGCCGCGTCCTCTGCTGTGAGGACGCCGACCAGCTCGGCCGCTCCTACAGCAACGACTGCCTCTACGTCTTCGCGGACGAGGACACCGTCCGGCGGCTGGACTGA
- a CDS encoding FG-GAP repeat domain-containing protein yields the protein MPDDPADPDGDETSARIDDASVPYRPPCIEGEGDTDPVLGPTGNVAERRKIFETLPQPLPNDAEDRSLTADWDSVALFFNLPEGNEPGGYSTTTTADAKAWLDEGDDPSSPTISEFMTDYWGTLSYGELAFGVDTPRDDRGDPLIPTISGVSSGNWKQLIEECLDANAEAIWEAAGGLYVDGNEGGKRWIPSVVLVQNYPDRASAYWNGFDHAVGGTTYRVGDQTHVTFDLGDHRTERIGYVAAETTGSGPAGTVDGVTDDWSTVTFDGAYAERPVVVGSLQTFEGSDTAGIRMRSRSHADAEVAVEEERSMNAETDHVPETVGYLTVEDGEITDSDGARIGEAGTVRTDQSGGDEWHPVSLDAGYADPVVLTQVTSYEGSQPAHTRLRNVGSWSFEFQIEEWDYENQQHVTESVGYVVLESGDHELPDGTDLSVGTVRTDLEWASVSLSGLSDGSDPAVLSHAQTRAGNQAVVTRQRGVSADGFDVRLQEEEANARRWWGSPLAHEYAHNFLEFGDLYSPTGATLYWDLLGDGSLPAKMSEVSSVHKERIGWLEFTEVVEGSSTAGYANEFSLEPYTTSGDAVKVVPDPENNPHEYFVVEFRGPTGEEVWRPDRALSESGLLITHVNERILSLTGGDASPSDMNWFVSEAPYFDPEFADYSDEGGPLRGSDLEGALFTGDSGRHLFAPHTEPSSDFYGGRSSTLSISDITVEDDSASFWLDLDPIDHERLWECTAADRGVAGRFTSDDPEARDEVFFRDDNAGALLVHDETKWFVRARQEGRIDGWNLGSRDRELVGDFDGDGREEIYVRSDGWAGIFRWAGERFEAPTVVGNEVGDWTLTARDDEVAADLDGDGRDEILALRDDGAAVLSWDEDFDVAATHGGTVGDYSFSPRDTAVAGRFTGSDGEEVVVVGDDGLALVGWDETAGALDTAAVHSEAVGDWTLGADDDLAVADLDGDGRDELYVRKTVSSPAVNEAAVLSWDGDGFESVWHRTTDLKGLENAQDRLTLGSEDRSYGGQFLPHHSRPNRGGIAHVADERVSLLSWDDDSAELRVESFERGGWFDWTDETDLVVGDFHRTGPETAEDGRLVTDEGTDLFLHNEWGTGTMGVDIRQHQVGGANVRSFDVFWRQPDYLMSLYEPSLVADVRNDQPVDVDETVEFVATPRGVDDIDDWSVEWAYRDGDGNHQRMGASDPGAVFEFDGFPVSDTGPGSDGHEIVGIRSRATRGDETLTDRFTVEFRPNERTRQFDANQALSGALSSDGTVVPATETDTLPVGDDAENVSTQAMLTFDLALPEDLSPSAITDATLTLVLRPPEGDPYGDLFDLSAVHVDYGDAIEPSDYRTKSLRLLPGRSVVPFEDGWGGRQVDVTRAVRHAWETRADRDDRVQFVLYHRQGTDSDSTADYSRLAADDPDVSSHNSLLQVRYDTEN from the coding sequence GTGCCCGACGATCCAGCGGATCCGGACGGCGACGAGACGAGCGCCCGGATCGACGACGCCAGTGTTCCGTACAGACCGCCGTGTATCGAAGGCGAGGGCGACACCGACCCGGTCCTGGGACCGACAGGGAACGTGGCCGAGCGCCGCAAAATCTTCGAGACGCTTCCGCAACCCCTTCCGAACGACGCCGAGGACAGGTCGCTCACCGCCGACTGGGACTCGGTCGCGCTGTTTTTCAACCTGCCGGAGGGGAACGAACCCGGCGGATACTCGACGACGACGACGGCGGACGCGAAGGCATGGCTCGACGAGGGCGACGATCCGAGTTCGCCGACCATCTCAGAGTTCATGACCGACTACTGGGGAACGCTCTCGTACGGGGAGCTCGCCTTCGGCGTCGACACGCCGCGTGACGATCGGGGCGACCCGCTGATCCCGACGATATCGGGCGTGAGCTCCGGGAACTGGAAGCAGCTGATCGAGGAATGTCTGGACGCGAACGCGGAGGCGATCTGGGAGGCCGCAGGCGGCCTGTACGTCGACGGAAACGAAGGCGGCAAGCGGTGGATCCCGTCGGTCGTGCTCGTGCAGAACTACCCGGATAGGGCCAGCGCCTACTGGAACGGCTTCGATCACGCCGTCGGCGGGACGACCTACCGCGTCGGGGACCAGACCCACGTCACGTTCGACCTCGGCGACCACAGGACCGAACGCATCGGCTACGTCGCGGCCGAGACGACCGGGAGCGGTCCTGCCGGAACGGTCGACGGCGTCACCGACGACTGGTCGACGGTCACGTTCGACGGAGCGTACGCGGAACGGCCGGTCGTCGTCGGCTCCCTCCAGACGTTCGAGGGGTCCGACACGGCGGGGATCCGGATGCGCTCGCGGTCGCACGCCGACGCCGAGGTCGCCGTTGAGGAGGAACGCTCGATGAACGCCGAAACGGACCACGTCCCGGAGACCGTCGGCTACCTCACCGTCGAGGACGGGGAGATAACCGACAGCGACGGCGCGCGGATCGGCGAGGCCGGAACCGTTCGGACTGACCAGAGCGGCGGCGACGAGTGGCACCCGGTGTCGCTCGACGCGGGCTACGCGGACCCCGTCGTGCTGACACAGGTGACGAGCTACGAGGGGAGCCAGCCCGCACACACGCGGCTCAGAAACGTCGGTTCGTGGTCGTTCGAGTTCCAGATAGAGGAGTGGGACTACGAGAACCAGCAGCACGTGACCGAGTCGGTCGGCTACGTCGTCCTCGAGAGCGGCGACCACGAGCTGCCCGACGGAACCGACTTGTCGGTCGGGACGGTTCGGACGGACTTGGAGTGGGCGTCGGTGTCGCTGTCGGGCCTGTCCGACGGGTCGGACCCGGCCGTACTCAGTCACGCCCAGACGCGGGCGGGCAACCAGGCGGTCGTCACGCGCCAGCGCGGCGTGAGCGCCGACGGCTTCGATGTACGGTTGCAGGAGGAGGAAGCCAACGCCCGGCGGTGGTGGGGGTCGCCGCTGGCCCACGAGTACGCCCACAACTTCCTGGAGTTCGGCGACCTGTACTCACCGACGGGGGCGACGCTGTACTGGGACCTGCTCGGCGACGGGTCGCTCCCGGCGAAGATGTCCGAGGTGTCGAGCGTACACAAAGAACGGATCGGCTGGCTGGAGTTCACCGAGGTGGTCGAGGGGTCCAGCACCGCCGGCTACGCGAACGAGTTCTCGCTGGAGCCGTACACGACCTCGGGCGACGCGGTGAAAGTCGTCCCCGACCCCGAGAACAACCCCCACGAGTACTTCGTCGTCGAGTTCCGCGGCCCGACCGGCGAGGAGGTGTGGCGGCCGGACCGCGCCCTCTCCGAGTCGGGGCTGTTGATCACGCACGTCAACGAGCGGATCCTCTCGCTGACCGGCGGGGACGCCAGCCCGTCCGACATGAACTGGTTCGTGAGCGAGGCGCCGTACTTCGACCCGGAGTTCGCGGACTACAGCGACGAGGGCGGCCCGCTCCGCGGTTCCGACCTGGAGGGCGCGCTCTTCACGGGCGACTCCGGACGCCACCTCTTCGCCCCGCACACGGAACCGAGCAGCGACTTCTACGGCGGGCGGTCGTCGACGCTCTCGATCTCTGATATCACGGTCGAGGACGACAGCGCCTCGTTCTGGCTGGATCTGGACCCGATCGACCACGAGCGGCTGTGGGAGTGTACAGCGGCGGACCGCGGCGTCGCCGGCCGGTTCACGAGCGACGACCCCGAGGCGCGCGACGAGGTCTTCTTCCGCGACGACAACGCGGGGGCGCTGCTGGTCCACGACGAGACGAAGTGGTTCGTCCGCGCCCGACAGGAGGGGCGGATCGACGGCTGGAACCTCGGGAGCCGCGACCGCGAGCTCGTCGGCGATTTCGACGGTGACGGTCGCGAGGAGATCTACGTCCGGAGCGACGGGTGGGCGGGGATCTTCCGCTGGGCCGGCGAGCGCTTCGAGGCCCCCACGGTCGTCGGGAACGAGGTCGGTGACTGGACGCTGACCGCCCGAGACGACGAGGTCGCGGCCGACCTCGACGGCGACGGCCGCGACGAGATACTCGCGCTCCGCGACGACGGAGCCGCCGTCCTCTCGTGGGACGAGGACTTCGACGTGGCAGCGACCCACGGCGGGACGGTCGGCGACTACTCGTTCTCCCCGCGGGACACCGCCGTCGCGGGCCGGTTCACCGGCTCCGACGGCGAGGAGGTCGTCGTCGTCGGCGACGACGGCCTGGCGCTGGTGGGCTGGGACGAGACCGCCGGCGCGCTTGACACGGCGGCGGTCCATTCCGAGGCGGTCGGTGACTGGACGCTCGGCGCCGACGACGACCTGGCGGTCGCGGACCTGGACGGAGACGGCCGCGACGAGCTGTACGTCCGCAAGACGGTCTCCTCGCCGGCCGTCAACGAAGCCGCCGTGCTCTCGTGGGACGGCGACGGGTTCGAGTCGGTCTGGCACCGTACGACCGACCTCAAGGGACTCGAAAACGCCCAGGACCGACTCACGCTCGGCTCCGAGGACCGGTCGTACGGCGGGCAATTTCTCCCCCACCACTCGCGGCCCAACCGGGGCGGGATCGCCCACGTCGCCGACGAACGGGTCTCGCTGCTGTCCTGGGACGACGACAGTGCTGAACTTCGCGTGGAAAGCTTCGAGCGGGGCGGCTGGTTCGACTGGACCGACGAGACGGACCTCGTGGTCGGGGACTTCCACCGGACCGGCCCCGAGACCGCGGAGGACGGCCGCCTCGTCACCGACGAGGGCACCGACCTGTTCCTCCACAACGAGTGGGGGACCGGCACCATGGGCGTCGACATCCGCCAGCACCAGGTCGGCGGCGCGAACGTGCGGTCGTTCGACGTGTTCTGGCGCCAGCCCGACTACCTGATGAGCCTGTACGAGCCGTCGCTGGTCGCGGACGTGCGCAACGACCAGCCGGTCGACGTCGACGAGACGGTCGAGTTCGTCGCCACCCCGCGGGGCGTCGACGACATCGACGACTGGTCCGTCGAGTGGGCCTACCGGGACGGTGACGGGAACCACCAGCGGATGGGGGCCAGCGACCCCGGGGCGGTCTTCGAGTTCGACGGGTTCCCAGTCTCCGACACGGGCCCGGGCTCCGATGGCCACGAGATCGTCGGTATCCGATCGCGGGCTACCCGCGGCGACGAGACGCTCACCGACCGCTTCACCGTCGAGTTCCGCCCGAACGAGCGGACCCGACAGTTCGACGCGAACCAGGCGCTGAGCGGGGCGCTGTCCAGCGACGGGACGGTCGTCCCCGCGACCGAGACCGACACGCTCCCGGTGGGCGACGACGCCGAGAACGTCTCGACCCAGGCGATGCTGACGTTCGACCTCGCGCTCCCCGAGGACCTCTCGCCGTCGGCGATAACGGACGCGACGCTGACCCTCGTCCTCCGGCCGCCGGAGGGCGACCCCTACGGCGACCTGTTCGATCTGAGCGCGGTCCACGTCGACTACGGCGACGCGATCGAGCCGTCGGACTACCGGACGAAGTCGCTCAGGCTGCTGCCGGGTCGTTCGGTCGTCCCCTTCGAGGACGGCTGGGGCGGCCGACAGGTGGACGTGACGAGAGCCGTCCGCCACGCCTGGGAGACTCGGGCTGACCGCGACGACCGCGTCCAGTTCGTCCTCTACCACAGACAGGGAACCGACAGTGATTCGACGGCCGACTACTCGCGGCTCGCCGCCGACGACCCGGACGTGTCGAGCCACAACTCGCTGCTCCAGGTGCGCTACGACACCGAGAACTGA
- the dpsA gene encoding DNA starvation/stationary phase protection protein DpsA, which translates to MSTQKTVRQEAGTVGENPVRLDEEKAAQVIEALNADLADAYVLYHQLHKHHWNVEGAEFRDIHVWLQEAYEDVEAAADELAERLQAIGGVPHASMPALSAAATVEPEDEDVYDIRTSFENDLEMYGDIIESYREHIELAEGLGDHATAQMLREQLEDLEEHAHVIDHYLEDDTLVTEAAMN; encoded by the coding sequence ATGAGCACCCAGAAGACGGTTCGACAGGAGGCTGGGACAGTCGGAGAGAACCCCGTTCGACTCGACGAGGAGAAGGCCGCACAGGTCATCGAGGCGCTGAACGCCGATCTGGCCGACGCGTACGTGCTGTACCATCAGCTCCACAAGCACCACTGGAACGTCGAGGGCGCGGAGTTCCGCGACATCCACGTGTGGCTGCAGGAGGCCTACGAGGACGTCGAGGCGGCCGCCGACGAACTCGCCGAGCGCCTGCAGGCCATCGGTGGCGTCCCGCACGCGAGCATGCCCGCGCTCTCGGCGGCGGCGACCGTCGAGCCGGAGGACGAGGACGTCTACGACATCCGGACCTCCTTCGAGAACGACCTGGAGATGTACGGCGACATCATCGAGAGCTACCGCGAGCACATCGAACTCGCCGAGGGGCTCGGCGACCACGCCACCGCCCAGATGCTCCGCGAACAGCTCGAAGACCTCGAGGAACACGCCCACGTCATCGACCACTACCTCGAGGACGACACCCTCGTCACCGAAGCCGCGATGAACTGA
- a CDS encoding sugar transferase: MAADAESNTGSSSRLSLGSGGSVRHPKNVYRVLSGAGLVGITALTLGVVGLAEVRGAFDRHGLLWHASDVGGHSGDLATMLALTGVVTVLATLSLCKPQPRRILDTVTETVRSLLVVTAALATAGYFDYTLRLPRAALLATVAILSVALPLWFAALQHWQLKRSGGTLVVGNNPKRIEAAVQAAAEPVVGYAFSPTDTRDRAAEDGVGTDGGHAGIPEKLTQYECLGGLSRLDDILQRSNVETVIPALPQTDRAEFFGVLETCHEHDVNVEILTEHNESVLVKEEGAISAERTKRLIGINMEPLDLQNRITKRLFDLAFASVGLAVTLVVSVPIAVAIKVDSPGPVFYRQERTTQFGDTFPVYKFRSMRPEGESAAPGEEADRVTRVGRFLRRTHLDELPQLWAIFTGQMSVVGPRAAWTAEEEFLQHEMETWKKRWFVKPGLTGLAQINEVSSENSRAKLQYDLTYIRNQSFWFDVKIVVRQVWMVFTDCLRLARRRLADRLGDGPA; the protein is encoded by the coding sequence ATGGCCGCGGACGCCGAGTCGAACACGGGTTCGAGTTCCCGCCTGTCGCTGGGCAGCGGCGGCTCCGTCCGGCATCCGAAAAACGTGTATCGGGTTCTCTCGGGCGCGGGGCTGGTGGGGATCACGGCGCTGACGCTCGGCGTCGTCGGGCTCGCGGAGGTCCGCGGCGCCTTCGACCGCCACGGGCTGTTGTGGCACGCGAGCGACGTGGGCGGACACAGCGGCGACCTCGCGACGATGCTCGCGCTGACGGGCGTCGTGACGGTGCTCGCCACGCTGTCGCTGTGCAAGCCCCAGCCGCGGCGGATCCTCGACACGGTGACCGAGACGGTCCGCTCGCTGCTGGTGGTGACGGCGGCGCTCGCCACCGCCGGGTACTTCGACTACACGCTGCGGCTCCCGCGGGCGGCGCTACTCGCGACCGTCGCGATCCTGTCGGTCGCCCTGCCGCTGTGGTTCGCGGCGCTGCAACACTGGCAGCTCAAGCGGAGCGGCGGGACGCTGGTCGTCGGTAACAACCCCAAGCGGATCGAGGCCGCGGTCCAGGCGGCGGCCGAACCGGTCGTCGGCTACGCGTTCTCGCCGACCGACACGCGCGACCGCGCCGCCGAAGACGGGGTCGGCACCGACGGCGGCCACGCCGGGATCCCGGAGAAACTGACCCAGTACGAGTGTCTGGGCGGGCTCTCCCGACTGGACGACATCCTCCAGCGGTCGAACGTCGAGACGGTGATCCCCGCCCTGCCCCAGACCGACCGCGCGGAGTTTTTCGGCGTCCTCGAGACCTGCCACGAACACGACGTGAACGTGGAGATCCTCACCGAACACAACGAGAGCGTCCTCGTCAAAGAGGAGGGCGCCATCTCCGCCGAGCGGACCAAACGGCTCATCGGGATCAACATGGAGCCGCTGGACCTGCAGAACCGCATCACGAAGCGACTGTTCGACCTGGCGTTCGCGAGCGTCGGGCTGGCCGTCACGCTCGTCGTGTCGGTCCCCATCGCGGTCGCCATCAAAGTCGACAGCCCCGGGCCCGTCTTCTATCGACAGGAGCGCACCACGCAGTTCGGCGACACGTTCCCCGTCTACAAGTTCCGGAGCATGCGCCCGGAGGGCGAGTCGGCGGCGCCCGGCGAGGAGGCCGATCGAGTCACTCGCGTCGGCCGATTCCTCCGGCGGACGCACCTCGACGAGCTCCCCCAGCTGTGGGCGATCTTCACCGGCCAGATGAGCGTCGTCGGCCCGCGGGCCGCCTGGACCGCCGAGGAGGAGTTCCTCCAGCACGAGATGGAGACCTGGAAGAAACGGTGGTTCGTCAAACCCGGGCTGACCGGTCTGGCCCAGATCAACGAGGTGTCCAGCGAGAACTCCCGGGCGAAGCTCCAGTACGACCTCACGTACATCCGCAACCAGTCCTTCTGGTTCGACGTGAAGATCGTCGTCCGACAGGTCTGGATGGTGTTCACCGACTGTCTCCGGCTGGCTCGCCGCCGGCTCGCGGACCGGCTCGGTGACGGTCCGGCGTGA
- a CDS encoding glycosyltransferase: protein MSTDPPAADAPNVLQVCTYYYPFTGGIQKLVRTLVTGIDDANFRILTCATGGRGGVDERHGTEVVRAGSPGAVKSTPMSPTFPYRLRQQLAWADLVHYHLPFPLGPVSHLINRVDTPAVATFHDDIVGKGPVVYPYRPVLDRFLGDVSRVIVTSPNMRDECARIAKWRGKAEVVPIGIEAEDGPVEPKSLAGRKLLFVGRLVEFKGVEYLVSAMAELDATLSVVGKGPARDTLERHAREEGVADRVTFEGFVSEARLDRLYREADLFVLPSAGENESFGIVQLEAMQRGLPVINTSLPTGVPYVSVDGETGLTVEPGDPAAIAEAARTLLGDSERYRRYSANAQRRVRERFTRRRMLDETRAVYRDALAGE from the coding sequence ATGTCCACCGACCCACCGGCGGCCGACGCGCCGAACGTCCTGCAGGTCTGCACCTACTACTACCCCTTCACCGGCGGGATCCAGAAACTGGTGCGGACGCTGGTCACCGGGATCGACGACGCGAACTTCCGGATACTCACGTGCGCGACCGGCGGCCGCGGCGGCGTCGACGAGAGACACGGGACCGAGGTGGTCCGCGCCGGCTCGCCCGGCGCGGTCAAGTCGACGCCGATGAGCCCGACGTTCCCCTACCGGTTGCGCCAACAGCTCGCCTGGGCCGACCTGGTCCACTACCACCTCCCGTTCCCGCTCGGGCCGGTGAGCCACCTGATCAACCGCGTCGACACGCCGGCCGTCGCGACCTTCCACGACGACATCGTCGGCAAGGGCCCCGTCGTCTACCCCTATCGCCCGGTCCTCGACCGCTTCCTCGGCGACGTGTCCCGGGTGATCGTCACCTCGCCGAACATGCGCGACGAGTGCGCCCGGATCGCGAAGTGGCGCGGGAAAGCCGAAGTCGTCCCCATCGGGATCGAGGCCGAGGACGGCCCCGTCGAGCCGAAGTCGCTGGCGGGCCGGAAGCTGCTGTTCGTCGGCCGGCTCGTCGAGTTCAAGGGCGTCGAGTACCTCGTCTCGGCGATGGCCGAGCTCGACGCGACGCTGTCGGTCGTCGGGAAAGGCCCCGCTCGCGACACGCTCGAACGCCACGCCCGCGAGGAGGGGGTCGCCGACAGGGTGACCTTCGAGGGGTTCGTCTCCGAGGCCCGGCTCGACCGGCTCTACCGCGAGGCGGACCTGTTCGTGCTCCCCTCGGCCGGCGAGAACGAGTCGTTCGGCATCGTCCAGCTCGAAGCGATGCAGCGCGGGCTCCCGGTGATCAACACGTCGCTGCCTACCGGCGTCCCGTACGTCAGCGTCGACGGGGAGACCGGACTGACCGTCGAGCCGGGCGACCCGGCGGCGATCGCCGAGGCCGCGCGGACGCTGCTGGGTGACTCCGAGCGCTACCGGCGCTACTCGGCGAACGCCCAGCGGCGCGTCCGCGAGCGATTCACCAGACGACGGATGCTCGACGAGACCCGCGCCGTCTACCGCGACGCCCTCGCCGGCGAGTGA
- a CDS encoding glycosyltransferase family 39 protein, whose amino-acid sequence MVALAVVAVALAFALVARRRSRTYRVAGGLALAAHLVFALVVLPLLPYTWDIGVFHEVATGLLEGAEAAPLSSLDAFGTVQAVVYASFGADPTTMAVVNGLFAVLTPLPLCYLARRLYDPLESTDGLLLALLFLPFPFLFASLPMRDALSTLLAATLLAVCVRAVADRRYWWALAAPPLWGMVFLLREELAFLVLLGAAGSLLVATLRRVTDRRITLASLALVGAPVAVAGFALFTRLFPVDALNSRLQYRIMGGAAYLGFERYGSWLDVVLAVPVRAVYFQFAPFPLHVDSAFDLLAVLSLPLLVVLATAAYLTLRRVESDPVVTLPLLVVYLGGIVGYGLIDSNFGTTIRHRSFFVCLLAVFAAPTLESWWRSLRTGVDEPCRQRRQADEHQREAEELDARA is encoded by the coding sequence ATGGTCGCCCTCGCCGTCGTCGCGGTCGCCCTGGCGTTCGCGCTCGTCGCGCGGCGCCGCTCGCGGACCTACCGGGTGGCCGGCGGGCTCGCGCTCGCGGCCCACCTCGTCTTCGCGCTGGTCGTCCTCCCCTTGCTGCCCTACACCTGGGACATCGGCGTGTTCCACGAGGTCGCGACGGGACTCCTCGAAGGCGCCGAGGCCGCGCCCCTCTCGTCGCTGGACGCGTTCGGGACCGTCCAGGCGGTCGTCTACGCGAGCTTCGGCGCCGACCCGACGACCATGGCGGTCGTCAACGGCCTGTTCGCCGTCCTGACGCCGCTGCCGCTGTGTTACCTCGCCCGGCGACTGTACGACCCCCTCGAATCGACCGACGGCCTGCTGCTCGCGCTGCTGTTCCTGCCTTTCCCCTTCCTGTTCGCCAGCCTCCCGATGCGCGACGCCCTCTCGACGCTGCTGGCGGCGACGCTGCTGGCGGTCTGCGTGCGCGCGGTCGCCGACCGCCGCTACTGGTGGGCGCTCGCCGCACCGCCGCTGTGGGGGATGGTCTTCCTCCTGCGCGAGGAACTCGCCTTCCTGGTCCTGCTGGGCGCGGCCGGGTCGCTCCTCGTCGCGACGCTCCGGCGCGTCACCGACCGCCGGATCACGCTGGCGTCGCTGGCGCTGGTCGGCGCGCCGGTGGCCGTCGCCGGCTTCGCGCTGTTCACCCGGCTGTTCCCCGTCGACGCCCTCAACTCGCGGCTGCAGTACCGCATCATGGGCGGGGCCGCCTACCTCGGCTTCGAGCGCTACGGCTCGTGGCTGGACGTGGTCCTGGCGGTGCCGGTCCGCGCCGTCTACTTCCAGTTCGCGCCGTTCCCGCTCCACGTCGACTCGGCGTTCGACCTCCTCGCGGTGCTGTCCCTGCCGCTGCTGGTCGTCCTCGCGACGGCCGCGTATCTGACGCTCCGCCGTGTCGAGAGCGACCCCGTGGTGACGCTCCCCCTGCTGGTCGTCTACCTCGGGGGGATCGTCGGCTACGGGCTGATCGACTCGAACTTCGGGACCACGATCAGACACCGCTCGTTTTTCGTCTGCCTGCTGGCCGTCTTCGCGGCGCCGACGCTCGAATCGTGGTGGCGGTCACTCCGCACCGGGGTCGACGAACCGTGCCGTCAGCGCCGCCAGGCAGACGAACACCAGCGCGAAGCTGAGGAACTTGACGCCCGAGCCTAG